A region from the Medicago truncatula cultivar Jemalong A17 chromosome 6, MtrunA17r5.0-ANR, whole genome shotgun sequence genome encodes:
- the LOC120575737 gene encoding S-type anion channel SLAH2 produces MENHITLEITEQASPEIPSLIKYISTNELDGFDAFESQFPSPTSKETEEASPTSQQDEPLVINHQRKPSISISMPLCYEETQLQPQNNNNNDKKVFFSGETVIIKDDFPSGIAMSEPPRQSKFKSQPMPKGVPYQDGSQTQKANHNHNQPGIKMFRDKTFDSFKTWSGGLERQLSILRGKEPIGNTQDGNNTPRSFDRPLPVDRYFDALEGPELETLKSSEEIMLPQDKQWPFLLRFPVSSFGICLGVSSQAILWKTLATSPSTEFLHISPKINLILWYISTILIATVFAVYILKLLLYFEAVRREYYHPIRVNFFFAPWIALLFLALGVPPSVTKNLHQSLWYILMVPIFFLELKIYGQWMSGGQRRLSKVANPSNHLSIVGNFVGALLGASMGLVEGPIFFFAVGLAHYIVLFVTLYQRLPTNETLPKELHPVFFLFVAAPSVASMAWAKMQGSFDYGSRIAYFIALFLYFSLAVRINFFRGFKFSLAWWAYTFPMTGAAIATIRYSNQVPNIVTKSLCVALALISTFTVMALLVSTILHAFVFRDLFPNDIAIAISDRKRKTHKKWLGFRYGSQDSKEIENYLKFVNTDDICLEDSTTQPSSSGTDQNSPN; encoded by the exons ATGGAAAATCACATAACACTTGAAATCACAGAACAAGCTTCTCCAGAAATTCCATCACTAATTAAGTATATATCAACAAATGAACTTGATGGTTTTGATGCATTTGAATCTCAATTTCCCAGCCCAACTTCCAAA GAAACTGAGGAAGCATCACCTACAAGCCAACAAGATGAACCATTAGTCATCAATCATCAAAGAAAGCCTTCAATTTCTATAAGCATGCCACTTTGTTATGAAGAAACTCAACTTCAACCacaaaataacaacaacaatgacaagAAAGTTTTCTTTAGTGGAGAAACTGTTATTATCAAAGATGATTTTCCATCTGGAATTGCAATGTCTGAGCCTCCAAGACAATCAAAATTTAAGTCTCAACCAATGCCAAAAGGAGTTCCTTACCAAGATGGTTCTCAAACTCAAAAGgctaatcataatcataatcaaccTGGAATCAAGATGTTTAGAGATAAGACATTCGACTCGTTTAAAACTTGGTCTGGTGGACTCGAGAGACAATTATCGATTCTACGTGGAAAAGAACCGATAGGAAATACACAAGATGGTAACAACACTCCAAGAAGCTTTGATAGGCCTTTACCTGTTGATAGGTATTTTGATGCATTGGAAGGTCCAGAATTAGAAACTCTTAAGTCATCAGAAGAGATAATGCTACCTCAGGACAAACAATGGCCGTTTCTTCTCCGGTTCCCCGTTTCATCATTCGGTATATGCCTCGGAGTTAGCAGCCAAGCAATTCTTTGGAAAACCCTAGCCACATCACCTTCGACTGAGTTTCTTCACATAAGTCCCAAAATAAACTTAATCTTATGGTACATCTCCACAATACTTATAGCTACTGTTTTCGCTGTCTATATTCTCAAACTCCTTCTCTACTTTGAAGCAGTTCGTCGTGAGTACTACCATCCGATCCGTGTTAACTTCTTCTTTGCACCATGGATAGCTCTCTTGTTTTTAGCACTCGGAGTTCCTCCATCCGTTACCAAAAACCTACATCAATCACTATGGTACATTCTAATGGTACCGATATTTTTTCTCGAGCTTAAGATTTACGGACAATGGATGTCCGGTGGACAAAGACGGCTTTCAAAGGTGGCAAACCCTTCGAATCATTTATCGATTGTTGGAAATTTTGTCGGAGCATTACTCGGTGCATCAATGGGACTAGTAGAAGGACCTATCTTCTTCTTTGCTGTTGGACTTGCTCATTACATTGTGTTATTTGTGACACTTTATCAAAGACTTCCAACAAATGAGACACTACCTAAAGAGCTACATCCAGTGTTCTTTCTCTTTGTTGCAGCACCAAGTGTTGCTTCAATGGCTTGGGCTAAGATGCAAGGTTCCTTTGATTATGGATCAAGAATTGCTTACTTCATTGCCTTGTTCCTTTATTTCTCCTTG gCTGTAAGGATCAATTTCTTCAGAGGATTCAA ATTTTCTCTTGCATGGTGGGCCTATACTTTTCCAATGACTGGTGCAGCAATTGCAACAATAAGATACTCAAATCAAGTACCAAATATTGTCACAAAATCATTGTGTGTTGCATTGGCTCTAATCTCAACATTCACAGTTATGGCACTTCTTGTATCAACAATATTGCATGCATTTGTCTTCAGAGACCTCTTCCCTAATGACATTGCTATTGCCATAAGtgatagaaaaagaaagacaCATAAAAAGTGGTTAGGGTTTAGATATGGAAGTCAAGACTCTAAAGAGATTGAAAATTACTTGAAGTTTGTGAACACTGATGATATTTGTTTGGAAGATTCTACCACACAACCGTCCTCGAGCGGCACCGATCAGAATTCTCCGAATTAA